One genomic region from Clostridium saccharobutylicum DSM 13864 encodes:
- a CDS encoding AMP-binding protein has protein sequence MIAIILAAGKGSRLASFYSCSSKCMLPFQGKPLLERTLYRLSHCNELEKIYIVIRTQEEEIPAYFGSNYCSIPIEYCVQNSEYPGIINAVYSVKDLTKYTNEDIIINLGDEYFEELDFNSVIKEHKVKKSLVTPVVVYSDDTEEIKSNYTVNITETGEIIDAIEKPLSIFNNYVGTGILIVCGKLLQDFALKCNYKFEEKQLVDWMKFAMHTNGHCYVYKSGTRFCNLNNQKNMEYLYTLSYKETSKTIEDMFSKVVESYPDRIAVRYEGQSITFKELDEKSNSFASNILQEDFKHGDCVALMFTRSIEQIIAFIGVLKAGGYYLMLDENFSKKTIEYMVEKANIKLLISNNGLAIKIGLRNRIIDFAALVKRQEKLVELPEHFCDKVFILCTSGYEGLRKGAIINKNSVVNLVISMKESVFDACKKEHLDVGVCASVSVNSSIQQIYTSLLYGHTLHIIPTTVKSRPEHLIFYLNQVDVCDITPSMISLITKHIRIHPETAIYTRHLISSGEELKKATIHSFFQQCTSTTVTNVYGLAECTVQSMMFHINEGIEQGLKRIPIGKPIRNTRVYLLDSDKRIISPGKIGDIWIAGDGISLGYLQDVELTNSRFDTDIINRNKKMYKTGDVGYLDLDGNMYYYGRVDTKMKFK, from the coding sequence ATGATTGCAATTATATTAGCAGCAGGAAAAGGAAGTCGGCTTGCATCGTTTTATTCTTGCAGTAGCAAATGCATGCTACCTTTTCAAGGAAAACCTTTGCTTGAGAGGACGTTATATCGTCTTTCTCACTGCAATGAGTTGGAAAAAATTTACATTGTTATTCGTACGCAAGAAGAAGAAATACCAGCATATTTTGGTTCGAATTATTGTAGCATTCCAATTGAATATTGCGTACAGAATTCAGAATATCCAGGGATAATAAACGCTGTTTATTCTGTAAAAGATTTAACAAAATATACAAATGAGGATATTATTATTAACTTGGGTGATGAATATTTCGAAGAGTTAGATTTTAACAGTGTAATAAAAGAACATAAAGTGAAAAAATCATTAGTTACTCCTGTTGTTGTATATTCTGACGATACGGAAGAAATAAAAAGTAACTATACGGTTAATATTACTGAAACAGGTGAAATTATTGACGCAATTGAGAAACCTTTAAGTATATTTAATAACTATGTTGGCACTGGAATATTAATTGTTTGTGGAAAATTGTTGCAGGATTTCGCTTTGAAATGTAATTATAAATTTGAAGAGAAACAATTAGTAGATTGGATGAAATTTGCAATGCATACCAATGGTCATTGCTATGTTTACAAATCTGGAACAAGGTTTTGTAATTTGAATAATCAGAAGAATATGGAATATTTATATACACTTTCATATAAAGAAACATCGAAAACCATCGAGGATATGTTTTCAAAAGTGGTAGAATCGTATCCCGATAGGATAGCTGTACGTTATGAAGGTCAATCAATCACCTTTAAAGAATTAGATGAAAAGTCTAATTCTTTTGCGAGTAATATACTTCAAGAAGATTTTAAGCATGGTGATTGTGTTGCTCTTATGTTCACACGTTCAATTGAACAAATCATAGCTTTTATTGGTGTATTAAAGGCTGGTGGGTATTATTTAATGTTGGATGAAAATTTTTCGAAGAAAACAATTGAATATATGGTTGAAAAAGCTAATATAAAACTATTAATAAGCAATAATGGACTAGCCATAAAAATAGGGCTGAGAAATAGAATAATTGATTTTGCAGCGTTAGTAAAAAGGCAAGAAAAACTGGTTGAGTTGCCAGAACATTTTTGTGATAAAGTATTTATTTTATGTACTTCTGGTTATGAAGGCCTAAGAAAAGGTGCTATAATCAATAAAAATTCAGTTGTGAATTTAGTAATATCTATGAAAGAATCAGTGTTTGATGCTTGTAAGAAAGAACATTTAGATGTAGGGGTTTGTGCTTCAGTCTCTGTTAATTCTTCTATACAACAGATATATACATCTTTGCTATATGGACATACATTGCATATTATCCCTACAACAGTCAAGTCACGACCAGAACACTTGATTTTTTATTTGAACCAAGTTGATGTTTGTGATATAACCCCTTCAATGATTTCGCTTATTACAAAACATATTAGAATTCATCCAGAAACTGCAATTTACACCAGACATTTAATATCAAGTGGGGAGGAATTGAAAAAAGCAACTATACATAGCTTTTTTCAGCAATGTACATCAACTACTGTTACAAATGTGTATGGTTTGGCAGAATGTACGGTTCAAAGTATGATGTTTCATATTAATGAAGGAATCGAACAAGGGTTGAAAAGAATTCCAATTGGAAAACCGATAAGAAATACGAGAGTATATTTATTAGATTCAGATAAGAGAATAATTAGTCCAGGGAAAATAGGCGATATATGGATAGCTGGTGATGGTATCAGTTTAGGATATTTACAAGATGTAGAATTAACTAATAGTAGATTCGATACAGATATTATTAATAGAAATAAAAAGATGTATAAAACAGGAGATGTAGGTTATTTGGATTTAGATGGAAATATGTATTATTATGGTCGTGTAGACACCAAAATGAAGTTTAAATGA
- a CDS encoding methyl-accepting chemotaxis protein — protein sequence MKFIGDLSIKIKLILGFMCIALLVAITGFFGHYGMTNIQNNSQELYSNNFQGIDEVHLIKENLLDEISIVQNTILDSNVTKTEEAMKIIDSTQSNNSTYIDSYSKRSMSDDEKETFNNFLSCLNKYRTSRDELLDLLKKEEYSQVISKRLELIQARDSMFEQLSKLISINQDLAKEANDSNLINYKMTTNIMHITSIVSIILAIVIGLVLSLYISKTVNKGLLFAEALGNGDLTHSIESKNNDEFGKLINALNHAKEKMKILIENIIDQAQGVTASSEELSATLEEMSSNFENIDKNTADIVENVLGINTITEELTLTMDEVNSGIGQLASNSTESSQQSIEIKERATDIKEKGFDSKRAADKLYEEKQNNIVNAIEQGKVVSEIGIIAKSIASIAEQTNLLALNAAIEAARAGENGKGFAVVADEVKVLAEQSSEYVKNIQNVISNVKATFDNLAGNSKDILNYIDNNVKKNYDLLVDTGDRYEKDAVFISDLSQNIASMSQQLNASTEEISNVVQTISSNVKNTKHNSEEILIGIGETNKAIEQVAVVAQQQAITAEKLTQLVLNFKIQ from the coding sequence ATGAAATTTATAGGGGATTTATCTATTAAAATTAAGTTGATATTAGGTTTTATGTGCATTGCTTTATTAGTAGCAATAACAGGCTTTTTTGGACACTATGGAATGACAAATATTCAGAATAATTCTCAGGAATTATATTCTAACAATTTTCAAGGAATCGATGAAGTACATTTAATAAAAGAAAATCTATTAGATGAAATATCAATAGTTCAAAACACAATTTTAGATAGCAATGTTACTAAAACTGAAGAAGCTATGAAGATAATTGATTCAACTCAATCAAATAATAGTACATATATTGATTCGTATAGTAAAAGATCTATGTCGGATGATGAAAAAGAAACTTTTAATAATTTTCTTTCTTGTTTAAATAAATATAGAACATCAAGAGATGAACTTTTAGATTTACTTAAAAAAGAAGAATATTCACAAGTTATAAGTAAAAGACTAGAGCTTATTCAAGCTAGGGATAGTATGTTTGAACAGCTTAGTAAATTAATTTCTATAAATCAGGACTTAGCAAAAGAAGCAAATGATAGCAATTTAATAAATTATAAGATGACAACTAATATAATGCATATAACTTCGATAGTTAGTATTATTTTAGCAATTGTTATTGGATTAGTTTTATCATTATATATATCTAAGACAGTGAATAAAGGATTGCTATTTGCGGAGGCTCTAGGAAATGGGGATTTAACACATTCGATAGAAAGCAAAAATAATGATGAATTTGGAAAACTTATTAATGCATTAAATCATGCAAAGGAAAAGATGAAAATCTTGATTGAAAACATAATAGATCAAGCTCAAGGGGTAACAGCATCTAGTGAAGAATTATCGGCTACATTAGAAGAAATGTCTAGTAATTTTGAAAATATAGATAAAAATACAGCAGATATAGTTGAAAATGTATTAGGAATAAATACAATAACTGAAGAATTAACTTTAACTATGGACGAAGTTAATTCAGGAATAGGACAGTTAGCTTCAAATTCAACTGAAAGCAGCCAACAATCAATAGAGATTAAGGAAAGAGCTACAGATATAAAAGAGAAAGGATTTGATTCTAAAAGGGCTGCTGATAAATTATATGAGGAGAAACAAAATAATATAGTTAATGCAATTGAGCAAGGGAAAGTAGTTAGTGAAATTGGAATAATTGCTAAATCTATTGCATCAATAGCAGAACAAACAAATTTACTTGCATTAAATGCAGCAATTGAAGCGGCAAGGGCTGGGGAAAATGGAAAGGGATTTGCAGTTGTTGCAGATGAAGTGAAGGTATTAGCTGAGCAGTCATCAGAGTATGTAAAGAATATTCAGAATGTAATTTCAAATGTTAAAGCTACTTTTGATAATTTAGCAGGTAATTCAAAAGACATATTGAATTATATTGATAATAATGTGAAAAAAAATTATGACTTATTAGTTGATACAGGAGATAGATATGAAAAAGATGCTGTATTTATAAGTGATTTATCACAAAACATTGCATCGATGAGTCAACAGTTAAATGCATCTACAGAAGAAATTTCAAATGTAGTACAAACTATTTCAAGCAATGTGAAAAATACTAAACATAATTCAGAAGAAATTTTAATTGGCATAGGAGAGACAAATAAAGCTATTGAACAAGTTGCTGTAGTAGCTCAACAACAAGCAATAACAGCTGAGAAACTAACACAACTGGTTTTGAATTTTAAAATACAATAA
- a CDS encoding methyl-accepting chemotaxis protein — MKLAKLKFNTIRSKLIISLVAICIIPLIIAGFISYNQSKSILNNKLTLTSTQTLSEINYGLLDYFHGFTNTVSMISKNPSIINIEGDNNSEVIMNVLKSVQDSDKDVMDIYYGTASGKFYTYPDNPMPSGYDATTRVWYKQALEHKGQVIITPVYQDASTGKNVVGIAQTVEKDGQVIGVLGLDCELSTLAERIAAKKIGNSGYVFVSDLSGNILAHPEKESINTDVSDKLSIWDKVKSEDSGFINYELNGVKKFGVYQTNELTGWKLVATLDESELSNDTKSILQTTLFIILVMGLISILMSLILSKGIANNIKKLKDVFAKASEGDLTVSISASTNDEFMDLANSFNSMIENMSELMDSVTKSSKEVLETSSNLAGMSQEVTASIGEVAKAIEEVSEGATNQSQNAQSGASEMNELSDRLDKMNVNSNEMDELSNNTKDLGSKGLSMIDMLIEKSNKTKIATNEVNEIVQDMNESTKKINTISETIAEITEQTGLLSLNASIESARAGEAGKGFAVVAEEIRKLAEQSKNSTEEIKLIITSIQEKSNTAVKAIKSTESVVNEQDLAVGQTQIIFSEILDSISIMIDKVEEVKLSIVDINEKKQSTLIEIENISSISEETASASEEVTASTEEITAAMDKFVEYADGLQVLAERLGSEIDKFKINEH; from the coding sequence ATGAAATTAGCAAAATTAAAATTTAATACTATTCGTAGTAAACTAATTATTAGTTTGGTAGCAATCTGTATAATACCATTAATTATAGCTGGATTTATTTCATATAATCAATCAAAGTCAATACTTAATAATAAGCTAACACTTACAAGTACGCAAACACTTTCAGAAATAAATTATGGGTTATTAGATTACTTTCATGGGTTTACAAATACAGTATCTATGATTTCAAAAAATCCTTCAATTATAAATATTGAAGGAGATAATAACTCAGAAGTTATAATGAATGTATTAAAGAGCGTGCAGGATAGTGATAAGGATGTTATGGATATATATTATGGAACAGCATCAGGAAAATTTTATACATATCCTGACAACCCAATGCCTAGTGGATATGATGCAACTACAAGAGTATGGTATAAGCAGGCATTAGAACATAAGGGTCAAGTTATAATAACACCAGTATATCAAGATGCTTCAACTGGAAAAAATGTTGTAGGAATTGCACAAACAGTAGAAAAGGATGGACAAGTAATTGGAGTTTTAGGATTAGATTGTGAATTATCTACACTTGCAGAAAGAATAGCTGCAAAGAAGATTGGTAATTCGGGTTATGTTTTTGTTTCTGATTTATCTGGAAATATTTTAGCTCATCCTGAAAAAGAGAGTATTAATACAGATGTATCAGATAAGTTAAGCATTTGGGATAAAGTAAAATCAGAAGATAGTGGATTTATTAATTATGAATTAAATGGAGTGAAAAAGTTTGGAGTGTACCAAACAAATGAATTAACAGGATGGAAGTTAGTCGCTACATTAGACGAAAGTGAATTATCTAATGATACAAAGTCGATATTACAAACAACTTTATTTATAATATTGGTGATGGGTTTGATATCAATATTAATGTCTCTAATATTAAGTAAGGGAATAGCTAATAATATAAAAAAATTAAAGGATGTATTTGCAAAAGCTTCAGAGGGAGATTTAACTGTATCTATATCTGCGTCGACAAATGATGAATTTATGGATTTAGCTAATTCGTTTAATTCTATGATTGAAAATATGTCAGAACTTATGGATAGTGTTACAAAATCATCTAAAGAAGTGTTAGAAACCTCATCAAATCTTGCAGGTATGTCACAAGAAGTAACTGCTTCCATAGGAGAAGTGGCAAAGGCAATTGAAGAAGTTTCAGAAGGTGCAACAAATCAATCTCAAAATGCTCAGAGCGGTGCATCAGAAATGAATGAATTATCAGATAGGTTAGATAAAATGAATGTAAATTCCAATGAAATGGATGAACTTTCTAATAACACTAAGGATTTAGGTTCTAAAGGATTATCCATGATAGATATGTTGATAGAAAAATCAAACAAAACTAAAATAGCAACCAATGAGGTTAATGAAATAGTTCAAGATATGAATGAAAGCACTAAAAAAATTAATACAATATCTGAGACTATTGCTGAGATAACAGAACAAACAGGTCTTCTATCATTAAATGCAAGTATAGAATCTGCACGTGCTGGTGAAGCAGGAAAAGGGTTTGCAGTTGTAGCAGAAGAGATAAGAAAACTTGCAGAACAATCTAAGAATTCAACTGAGGAAATAAAGTTAATTATAACAAGTATACAAGAAAAGTCGAATACAGCAGTAAAGGCTATCAAATCTACTGAAAGTGTAGTAAATGAACAAGATTTAGCAGTTGGACAAACTCAAATAATATTTAGCGAAATTCTTGATTCAATTTCAATAATGATTGATAAGGTTGAAGAGGTAAAGTTATCTATTGTTGATATAAATGAAAAGAAGCAAAGTACATTAATAGAAATTGAAAATATATCTTCAATATCTGAGGAGACTGCATCTGCATCGGAAGAAGTTACTGCTTCAACTGAAGAAATAACTGCAGCTATGGATAAATTTGTAGAGTATGCGGATGGTCTTCAAGTATTAGCAGAAAGATTAGGATCAGAAATAGATAAATTTAAAATCAACGAACATTAA